One genomic region from Sulfurimonas sp. encodes:
- a CDS encoding glucosaminidase domain-containing protein, whose product MKLLKIILVLSLLIFSNTLLAKSPKKMTVQEKKANFRKLIVPAVQNVYEELDAQYKDINANIDNPAYSKKIAALKETYRVKSNDKLLKALKPHPRSIAIAQAAMESAWTTSRFFREGTNIFGVWSFNKKEPRIAAGEKRGKKTIWLKKYASIEDSVRDYYKTLARSHAFSEFRALKMKTDDPYKLVKKLDRYSEMGAKYGKELASMIRYNKFYLYDK is encoded by the coding sequence ATGAAATTATTAAAAATAATACTTGTTTTATCACTTCTGATATTCTCAAACACTCTTTTAGCAAAAAGCCCTAAAAAGATGACAGTACAAGAAAAAAAGGCTAATTTTAGAAAACTAATAGTACCAGCAGTTCAAAATGTTTATGAAGAGTTAGACGCTCAGTATAAAGATATAAATGCCAATATTGACAATCCTGCATATAGTAAAAAAATCGCTGCTTTAAAAGAAACTTATAGAGTTAAGTCAAATGACAAATTGCTTAAAGCTCTCAAACCACATCCAAGAAGTATTGCTATTGCACAAGCAGCGATGGAGAGCGCTTGGACAACTTCAAGATTCTTTCGTGAAGGTACAAATATTTTTGGTGTTTGGTCTTTTAATAAAAAAGAACCTAGAATTGCTGCTGGAGAGAAAAGAGGAAAGAAGACAATTTGGTTGAAAAAATATGCTTCTATCGAAGACTCTGTTCGAGATTACTACAAAACACTTGCTCGTTCACATGCATTTTCAGAATTCAGAGCGTTAAAGATGAAAACTGACGACCCATATAAACTAGTAAAAAAACTAGACCGCTACTCTGAGATGGGAGCTAAATATGGCAAAGAATTAGCATCTATGATTAGATATAATAAATTTTATCTATATGATAAATAA